A window from Triticum aestivum cultivar Chinese Spring chromosome 6D, IWGSC CS RefSeq v2.1, whole genome shotgun sequence encodes these proteins:
- the LOC123141440 gene encoding uncharacterized protein: MSLAMNARRRTSPQPFLAKSHVALNGGHLVPPVASPCQIRSAQSSVSTLAPSPRQVPGAAAAPCIAPRSLPPSATRGPPPRRRCSGEHHQDAAAMASALRPPPPTSSTGSTGRAKSRSR, translated from the exons ATGAGCCTCGCCATGAACGCCCGTCGCCGGACGTCTCCGCAGCCGTTCCTCGCCAAATCCCACGTCGCCTTGAACGGAGGCCACCTCGTGCCGCCGGTCGCCTCCCCATGCCAAATCCGGAGCGCCCAGTCCTCTGTCTCCACGTTGGCTCCGTCGCCTCGTCAAGTtcctggagctgctgctgctccctGCATCGCCCCGCGCTCGCTGCCGCCTTCAGCCACCCGaggtcctcctcctcgccgccgctgcTCCGGCGAGCACCACCAG gacgccgccgccatggcctcagCTCTCCGCCCGCCTCCGCCCACGTCCTCGACTGGATCCACCGGCCGCGCCAAGTCCCGCAGCCGCTGA